A region of the Microbulbifer pacificus genome:
CTTGCTTTGCAGATTCGCTGTTCCTGGTTCGCCCAAGAATATCTTCTTGCTCAAACCTAGACGTTATGTATGCCCCCATATCGGGAATTTTTAGTGCATAGTCAAGATCTATAAACCGCTTTAGGTAACTTTCACCATCAAATTTCGGACCATATACACCCTGTAAACTACTACCCAGTTGAGCTCTATTTATTGCAAGCACAAAAACCACTCGCTCTACATCAAATAGGTGCTTGATCCGCTCCAACACCTCGAGTGCATAGCTCGGACGACAACGGTCCAGCTCGTCAACAAAAATGAGTAAGTTATTCTGCCCTGTAGGCAGCGCATTCAGGGCTGAAGCAAGTAGCTCTTTAAATTTAGCGAGGGTGTTTTTTTTGCTTTTGAAAGAATCAACAATATTGCCAGTCGCCTCGCCTGCAGCAGATGCAAAGGCTCCTTCAACACTCTTCTCGAGGTCCAGAACACCAAATGTCCCGGCTTTAACTGCAGCCACCGCTCCCGCTTTAAGCAATCCCGGTGCAAGGGTTTTTACCTTTTCCCAAGCCTCAGCCACAGGACCCTCACCCCTTAACTCTGAGAGCCAATCATCCAGCACTGAGAGAAGTGGTAACAGTGGGTCCTCGCAAAAATCGCTCTCCCAGGCATTGAGGTTCAGAGAGACGTAGCCTTGGGATTTCAGGTACTCACCCCATAGCTCAATGAACGTTGTTTTTCCGGCGCCCCACGGAGCCTCGATTCCAAACGCCAACGGTGCTTTCGCATTCAATAAAACAGGAGTGAGGTTCTCAATCTCGTTTTTTCGACCTAGCTTGTCATTAGGGCTAGGTCAAACACCCTCTTCCACGGTAAAGCTCGGCAACCGCAATTCAATTTCTTGACGAGGTACCGTATTGGCTTCCACTTCTTGTGACATACGACCCCTTTATAGCTGACCCGAGAAAGCTCTTTGACTTATTGCTGAGGTCAAATCTGTATCATCGCTTTCATTTCTAATAGTAAACATTCTACGTATATTCTTAAGCACCGAAACGAAGCGCCTTTGAAGATCAAGAGGTGGAACCGGAACCGCTGCCTGATTCAATGAACCTACGTTGAGATGTTGCTGTATCTGCCCTCTCCCTTCTGCCATAACCAACCGTTTTCCAGCTCCAGAGTTTAAAAAATAGGCAAAGTAGTCTGGATCAATGAAGCTTCCATCAGGTCTAAGTATCAAAACATCAATTGCATTCACACCATCCAAATCTTGCGGCACAACAGCTGCCTTTCCTGGCTGACCTGAACGTACTATCACAATATCTCCGGCGAAAACCCTCGATTTCGCGAGGCGTTGTTCGTTATCTTCTTTGGAAAAAAAGACAAAATTATTTTTATCGATTCCTGAACTTTTAATATTCAGTGATCTAATTGCAGGAATCCCATGCTCCACATAATAGGAAGCTGGCTTGATTACCAATCCCACGGTTATCTGCCGGCTGATTTCAGAGCATTGCTTTTTCCTCCACCCCTTCGGATTCGTCACCGGATCACCAAACATATCCAGAAACACCGCACGCAGGAATTCGTCGGCGAGGGCGATGGCTTGTTGGCGTTTGCGGCGGATGGCGTCGGCCTTGTCGAGGATGGCGGCGATGCGTTGTTGTTCTTTTAGGGGGGGCAGTGGAACCGTTACCTTAGTGAGTCCCTGACCAGTAATCTGAGGCTGTGCAGACCCAGAGATTACGTCATTAAATCCACGCTTTTTGAAGAAGTAGTAAAGATACTTGATATCTACCCTTGATAAATCCAAGTCATCCAGAGCCATGGCGTTACCATTGATGTATGACTTAGGCTCTGAAATATGTACATTGCCGCAGGTTGCACCGCGGCAAGTAATCATTAATGTTGGGCTTTCGTGAGTAAACTCTGAAAAAAACCCGATTTTTCCGTTAGCACCATAGACTGGATAGCCGTCTTCGAGCAGCGCCGACGCCGCGATTGTCTTCCACTGCTTAGGTCGACAAATTTCGTTCAATTTGACTATAGGATGATTCACAGCATCCCCTCCAGCGCCTTCAGCTCGCTAACAATCTCATCCTCCAGCTTCAGCAGCCGTGCAAGAATCTCCTTGGGCGGATCGTACTGCTCCTCCTCGTAGACCACCTCTTTGTAGCGGTTGATGGAGAGGTCGTATTTGTTGGCAGCGATATCGGCGACATCCACCGTAAACGCCTTGCGGGACTTATCGCCAAACTGTTTTTTGATTTCTTTGGCGCTAGCATTGGCCAACACCAGCTGGCGGTAGGCCTGCCATTTTTCAAGGGCATCCGGCAGGTCGTTGTCCTTGATGGGGCTGCGCTTGTCGTCCAGCGAGTAGCCGTCCGCCTGCAGGTCGTAGAACCAGACCCGTTCGGTGGTGCCGCCCTTGGTAAACAGCAGCACGGCGGTAGAGACGCCGGCGTAGGGTTTGAACACGCCGGATGGCAGGCTGACGATGCCCTCCAGCTGGTTGTGCTCCAGTAGTTCCTGGCGCAGTTGCTGGTGCGCCTTGGAGGAACCGAACAGTACGCCGTCGGGCACGATCACCGCGGCGAAGCCGCCGGGCTTGAGCGCGCGCAGGATATGGGCGACGAACAGCAGCTCGGTCTTCTTGGTCTTGACCATGCCGAGCACGTCCGGGTTGACGTTACTCTCGTCCAAGCTGCCCTTGAACGGCGGGTTGGCGAGGATCACATCGAAGAAATTTTCCTCCTGGCGGGGGAAGTTCTCGCGGATGGATTTGTTCAGGCTGTCCTGGTAGTGGATATTGGCCCCGGCCACCCCGTGCAGCAGCATGTTCATGCTGGAGACACGCAGCATGGTGGTGTCGAAGTCGAAGCCCCAGAACATGTCGCGGTTGATGTGTTCGCGGTAGGGCTCCAGCAGGTCGCCGGTGTAATGGGGGTTGCCATCTTCGTCCTTGAAGGTGCCCGCTTCGCTGGAGTACTTGCGGTTCAGGTATTCCATGGTGCGGGCGAGGAAACCGGCGGTGCCACACGCGGGGTCGCAGATGACCGCATCCGGCTGTGGGTCGGCCATGGCGATCATGGTGTCGATGATATGGCGCGGGGTGCGAAACTGGCCATTGATGCCGGCGGTGGTGAGCTTGCTCAGCAGGTACTCGTAGATATCCCCTTTCACGTCGGACTGGGTCAGCGGCAGCTGGTCGATCATCTCGACCGCGGCGACCAGTACGGACTCGTTCTTGATCTCGATATCCGCGTCCTGCATGTATTCGCCGATGCCGGCGAGGGCGTGCACGGTGCTGCCGTCTTCGCCGATGTCCTTATGACCGAGGTTGGCAAAGAAGGGAAATACTTCCTTCTTGAGGTGCTTGAGCATCTCCTTGCCGGCCATGTTCTTGAAGTTCTTCCAGCGCAGCAGCTGGCCTGCGGGCGTCTGTGGGAACAGGTGCGGGAAGTCCTTACCGGTGCGCGCGGCCTTGCGCTCGGCCACCTCTTCCTGCATATCGAGCATGCGCGCGAACATGAGGTAAGAGATCTGCTCGATCACAGTGAGGGGGTTGGCGATACCGCCGGTCCAGAATTTCTCCCAGAGTTTGTCGATATCGTTGCGGATTTGTCCGGTCAGCATTTAATTCGTCTCTTCTACTTCTGTGTTCGTTACTTCTTCGCCGGCACTGTCAGCCGGTACATGCTCGAGCTGTGGCGGCGCGGGCTCCTCGTCAATCGCCTCGACGACGAAGGAAAGGCGCTCGGTTTCGAAATCGAGGGTGGCGGCTTCCATTTTCGGCATGGACTTGGTGACCTTGCTGGAGATCTGGGCGAAGCGCTCAACCTTGCCGTGCAGCCCCTGCTGGCCTACCAGTGCCTTCACCGTATTGTTGTAGTGACCACTGACGGTGTTCAGGGTGCCGCCCAGTTTTTGCAGGCGCTCGGCCACCAGGCACACCTGGTTGTAGATCTCGCCCGCCTTGGCGCTGATTTCACGGGCCTCGGCATTGCTGCGCTCCATCATCCACAGGTTGGCGACGGTGCGCAGAATGGGAATCAGCGTGGTATGGGAGACCAGCACGATGCCCTTCTCATAGCCATAGCTGAACAGGTCCTTGTTACTCTTCAGCGCGTCGATATAGGCGGGCTCGATCGGCATAAACATCAGCACAAAATTTGGGCTGCGCACGCCAACCAGGTTGGTGTAGTCCTTGGATGCCAGATCGTCGATGTGCCTTTTCACCGCTTTGACATGCTCGACCATGGCGAGCTGGAACTCTTCCGGGGACTCCGCGGAAACGGCCTTGTCGTAAGCCACCAGCGACACCTTGCTGTCGATGATGATGTGCTTGTTGTCCGGCAGCTTGATCAGGTAGTCGGTCTGCTTGCGCTTACCCTCGGTATCTTCAAACGAGCTCTGGGTTTCGTAGTGCGCATCCTCGATCAGGCCACTCATCTCGAGTGTGCGCTTCAGCTGCGCCTCACCCCAGGCACCGCGCTGCTGGGAATCGCCCTTGAGCGCGGAGGTCAGGTTATTGGCCTCGGCGCTCATTTTGAGGCCGATTTCCAGCACCTTGTGGATCTCTGCATTCAGGGCCGTATTCCCTTTCAGGGAGGCATCGTGTACTTCGTTAATGCGGCTCTGGAAGCCCTGAATTTGCTCGCGGAATGGCTTGAGCAGCTGGTCGATGCTGCTCTTGCTGGTATCGGTGAAGGTTCTGCCCTTCTCTTCGAAGATCTTATTCGCCAGATTCTCAAACTCTTTGGTCAATGCCTGTTTGGCATCGGTGAGCTGAGCCATCTGCTGGGAGAAATGCTCCTCCTTCTGCTCGAGCGTTGTTTTCAATTCGGTAAATTCCGCAGACAGTCGCTGATGGCTCTCCTGCAGGTTGTCATGTTTCTGCTGGAGCCTGTCGCGTTCGGACTTCAGGTCCTGGTACTTCGACTCAGTCTCCTGGGCTTTTACCTCCGCGCCGCGCGCCTGCTTTGCCAAGCGCTCAGCCTCTTCTCGCACCGAATCCAGTTTGCGGCGTGACTCTGCGAGCTCACCATTCAGCTCTTGGAGCCTTTCCTTGTGGGACGCCACCAGGTCTTCATTCTTCCCGATCAGCCCTGCGAGCTTTTCTTGCAGTTTGCCCTGCTGCACTTCTTGCGCGTGA
Encoded here:
- a CDS encoding KAP family P-loop NTPase fold protein yields the protein MENLTPVLLNAKAPLAFGIEAPWGAGKTTFIELWGEYLKSQGYVSLNLNAWESDFCEDPLLPLLSVLDDWLSELRGEGPVAEAWEKVKTLAPGLLKAGAVAAVKAGTFGVLDLEKSVEGAFASAAGEATGNIVDSFKSKKNTLAKFKELLASALNALPTGQNNLLIFVDELDRCRPSYALEVLERIKHLFDVERVVFVLAINRAQLGSSLQGVYGPKFDGESYLKRFIDLDYALKIPDMGAYITSRFEQEDILGRTRNSESAKQEFDWVVKGFCWLSERFNCQLRDVNQLILRFRLILRAIQTDESLDPQILTVMLFLREYSSEHFSLLVHEPLRINEVINFLIDENIRKRDVPDALPVIAGVTLGSLTRKEDRSEIFQFWCDKRDKFDKSDSRYDSLEWMREIAAREDPWESGRLLNRVYERVELVQRLNVAG
- a CDS encoding restriction endonuclease subunit S, with amino-acid sequence MNHPIVKLNEICRPKQWKTIAASALLEDGYPVYGANGKIGFFSEFTHESPTLMITCRGATCGNVHISEPKSYINGNAMALDDLDLSRVDIKYLYYFFKKRGFNDVISGSAQPQITGQGLTKVTVPLPPLKEQQRIAAILDKADAIRRKRQQAIALADEFLRAVFLDMFGDPVTNPKGWRKKQCSEISRQITVGLVIKPASYYVEHGIPAIRSLNIKSSGIDKNNFVFFSKEDNEQRLAKSRVFAGDIVIVRSGQPGKAAVVPQDLDGVNAIDVLILRPDGSFIDPDYFAYFLNSGAGKRLVMAEGRGQIQQHLNVGSLNQAAVPVPPLDLQRRFVSVLKNIRRMFTIRNESDDTDLTSAISQRAFSGQL
- a CDS encoding type I restriction-modification system subunit M, encoding MLTGQIRNDIDKLWEKFWTGGIANPLTVIEQISYLMFARMLDMQEEVAERKAARTGKDFPHLFPQTPAGQLLRWKNFKNMAGKEMLKHLKKEVFPFFANLGHKDIGEDGSTVHALAGIGEYMQDADIEIKNESVLVAAVEMIDQLPLTQSDVKGDIYEYLLSKLTTAGINGQFRTPRHIIDTMIAMADPQPDAVICDPACGTAGFLARTMEYLNRKYSSEAGTFKDEDGNPHYTGDLLEPYREHINRDMFWGFDFDTTMLRVSSMNMLLHGVAGANIHYQDSLNKSIRENFPRQEENFFDVILANPPFKGSLDESNVNPDVLGMVKTKKTELLFVAHILRALKPGGFAAVIVPDGVLFGSSKAHQQLRQELLEHNQLEGIVSLPSGVFKPYAGVSTAVLLFTKGGTTERVWFYDLQADGYSLDDKRSPIKDNDLPDALEKWQAYRQLVLANASAKEIKKQFGDKSRKAFTVDVADIAANKYDLSINRYKEVVYEEEQYDPPKEILARLLKLEDEIVSELKALEGML
- the rmuC gene encoding DNA recombination protein RmuC; amino-acid sequence: MTFQQLPIEYWALAGGVAIFLAIAGYVIATMRKNKEIGEINGQLSEAVDEVKRVEGLNHAQEVQQGKLQEKLAGLIGKNEDLVASHKERLQELNGELAESRRKLDSVREEAERLAKQARGAEVKAQETESKYQDLKSERDRLQQKHDNLQESHQRLSAEFTELKTTLEQKEEHFSQQMAQLTDAKQALTKEFENLANKIFEEKGRTFTDTSKSSIDQLLKPFREQIQGFQSRINEVHDASLKGNTALNAEIHKVLEIGLKMSAEANNLTSALKGDSQQRGAWGEAQLKRTLEMSGLIEDAHYETQSSFEDTEGKRKQTDYLIKLPDNKHIIIDSKVSLVAYDKAVSAESPEEFQLAMVEHVKAVKRHIDDLASKDYTNLVGVRSPNFVLMFMPIEPAYIDALKSNKDLFSYGYEKGIVLVSHTTLIPILRTVANLWMMERSNAEAREISAKAGEIYNQVCLVAERLQKLGGTLNTVSGHYNNTVKALVGQQGLHGKVERFAQISSKVTKSMPKMEAATLDFETERLSFVVEAIDEEPAPPQLEHVPADSAGEEVTNTEVEETN